From a single Calothrix sp. NIES-2098 genomic region:
- the desD gene encoding delta 6 acyl-lipid desaturase gives MTQPQLTRVTFTKNFGFRKELNKRVDAYFKSENIATRDNPAMYLKTLIIATWVISAWTFTLFGPPQIWLKVIGCFVLGFGIAAVGFSVGHDANHGGYSSKKWVNNVLGVTYDLIGVSSYLWRYRHNFLHHTFTNILGHDVEIHGDGLVRMSPYMEHKWYHSFQHIFILFIYTVIPIYWSIADIYLILFKRKYHSHSIPTPKPLDMTILFGGKLIWLGLFIGIPLALGYTPIQVIVGFLITYMTYGVLICIVFMLAHVMETAEFIQPHGEPEQIDDEWAIFQVRTTVDFAPKNQFLNWYLGGLNYQVIHHLFPHICHIHYPKIAPILAELCEEYGVKYNVCPTFREALVSNFSWLKYLGNKRHEEYQDVVLVKN, from the coding sequence ATGACACAACCACAGCTAACGAGAGTAACTTTTACTAAAAATTTCGGTTTTAGGAAAGAACTAAATAAACGAGTTGATGCTTATTTTAAGTCCGAAAATATTGCTACTAGAGATAACCCAGCAATGTACTTAAAAACACTGATTATTGCAACTTGGGTAATTTCTGCTTGGACATTTACTCTCTTCGGGCCACCGCAAATATGGCTAAAAGTGATTGGCTGTTTTGTTCTAGGTTTTGGTATTGCTGCTGTTGGTTTTAGTGTAGGACATGACGCTAATCATGGGGGTTATTCTAGTAAGAAATGGGTCAATAATGTCTTGGGCGTGACCTATGACTTAATTGGGGTATCTAGTTATTTGTGGAGATATCGCCATAATTTTTTGCATCATACTTTTACAAATATATTAGGCCATGATGTGGAAATACATGGTGATGGCTTAGTGCGGATGTCTCCTTATATGGAACATAAATGGTATCACTCATTTCAACACATTTTTATTTTATTTATCTATACCGTCATCCCAATTTACTGGTCGATTGCTGACATCTATCTGATTCTTTTCAAACGCAAGTATCATTCGCATTCAATCCCTACACCCAAACCTCTAGATATGACGATCCTTTTTGGAGGTAAACTGATCTGGTTGGGACTGTTCATCGGAATACCACTTGCTCTAGGATACACACCTATTCAAGTTATTGTCGGATTTCTGATAACTTACATGACTTATGGAGTGCTGATTTGCATAGTTTTCATGCTGGCTCATGTTATGGAAACAGCAGAGTTTATCCAACCACATGGAGAACCAGAACAAATTGATGATGAATGGGCAATTTTTCAAGTCAGAACAACTGTTGATTTTGCTCCTAAAAATCAGTTCTTAAATTGGTATTTAGGTGGACTTAACTATCAAGTTATTCACCATTTATTTCCCCATATCTGCCACATTCATTATCCAAAAATCGCTCCGATATTGGCAGAGTTGTGTGAGGAGTACGGGGTAAAGTATAATGTTTGTCCAACTTTTAGAGAAGCACTTGTTTCTAATTTTAGCTGGCTGAAATATCTAGGAAATAAGCGGCATGAAGAGTATCAGGATGTAGTTTTAGTGAAAAACTAA